From one Lolium rigidum isolate FL_2022 chromosome 4, APGP_CSIRO_Lrig_0.1, whole genome shotgun sequence genomic stretch:
- the LOC124650509 gene encoding putative F-box/LRR-repeat protein 23 yields MSSITSGRRRRLRRSGEVRPSADWADLPIDALLSVLHKLEPIELMVGSAGRVCRSWRRAVRDEPELWRRIDMRVRKDRRYRIDEGTAREAVRRGSGRCEAFWGEDATDHFLLFLAEHAPTLKSLRLISSNHISNEGLIESINKFPMLEELELSFCKNVFGKVYEVIGIACPRLKSFRLSFPCFYSIEDAEYNKDEEAMGIATMSALRSLQLFGSELTNKGLTSILDNCTHLEHLDIRHCFNIYFDTALRAKCARIKTTRPPHGSTDDYEFYIGNPVRTRARKTRRDYAFFGNSIYRGFQVVP; encoded by the exons atgtcctccatcacctccggccgtcgccgccgactCCGCCGCAGCGGCGAGGTGCGGCCGTCCGCCGACTGGGCGGATCTGCCCATCGACGCGCTTCTGTCTGTGCTCCACAAGCTGGAACCTATCGAGCTCATGGTGGGCAGCGCGGGCCGGGTGTGCCGCTCCTGGCGCCGCGCCGTGCGCGACGAGCCCGAGCTCTGGCGCCGCATCGACATGCGCGTCCGGAAAGATCGCCGCTACCGGATTGACGAAGGCACGGCGAGGGAGGCCGTCCGGCGCGGGTCGGGGCGGTGTGAGGCCTTCTGGGGCGAAGACGCTACCGACCATTTCCTCCTATTCCTTGCCGAGCA TGCACCAACTCTAAAGAGCCTTCGCCTCATATCTTCTAACCACATCAGTAACGAAGGGTTGATCGAGTCAATCAACAAGTTTCCTATGCTTGAGGAGCTTGAGCTTTCATTTTGTAAGAATGTTTTCGGGAAGGTCTACGAGGTTATCGGCATAGCTTGCCCACGTCTGAAATCTTTCAGACTCAGCTTCCCTTGCTTCTATAGCATTGAGGATGCCGAATACAATAAGGATGAGGAAGCTATGGGGATTGCAACAATGTCCGCGCTGCGCTCCCTTCAACTCTTTGGCAGCGAACTCACCAACAAAGGATTGACATCGATCCTCGACAACTGCACTCACCTGGAGCACCTGGACATCCGTCATTGTTTCAATATCTACTTTGATACCGCCCTGCGTGCAAAGTGCGCTAGAATAAAGACGACGAGGCCTCCTCACGGCTCAACCGATGACTACGAGTTCTATATTGGAAACCCAGTTCGAACACGCGCAAGGAAAACTCGACGAGATTACGCATTCTTCGGAAATTCGATATATAGAGGTTTTCAAGTAGTACCATGA
- the LOC124708588 gene encoding arabinogalactan protein 16-like isoform X1, producing the protein MARTLFGFVAAAALVVALVMPAVAAQAPAPAPATSDASSIDQGVAYLLMIVALVLTYLIHPLDASSPYKLF; encoded by the exons ATGGCGAGGACCCTCTTTGGTTTCGTAGCTGCCGCGGCGCTCGTCGTCGCCCTCGTCATGCCGGCCGTCGCCGCGCAGGCTCCCGCGCCGGCGCCCGCCACCAGCGACG CATCGTCCATCGACCAGGGCGTCGCCTACCTCCTGATGATCGTGGCGCTGGTGCTCACCTACCTCATCCACCCGTTGGACGCCTCCTCCCCTTACAAGCTCTTCTGA
- the LOC124708588 gene encoding arabinogalactan protein 16-like isoform X2, translated as MRPHVLDLISLELGVAYLLMIVALVLTYLIHPLDASSPYKLF; from the exons ATGCGCCCACATGTGCTCGACCTAATCAGCCTGGAGCTG GGCGTCGCCTACCTCCTGATGATCGTGGCGCTGGTGCTCACCTACCTCATCCACCCGTTGGACGCCTCCTCCCCTTACAAGCTCTTCTGA